TGTTCCAACTTTACGCATGGAGAATAGGCTAGCGAATATCAGGTGAGGCGCATGTAGAGGACTAGCCTACACCTAGACGGATGGGAACGGTATTTCCTGAATAGTAAATGCTGCCGTTATTCTCCATCCATCCACAGCAAGACACTTGTTGATTTGAATAGACTTCATCACAGCAGACTGCTGCTTGGGAATACTATTTAGCTTTTGTGGGAGACCTGCCTCTACAAATGGATCGGGGCTCTTCGGGAGGGTGTCATTTGTTTTACCCGGGCTGTGTGACAGAGAGGCGGCTACAGATGGCGATGATCCTCGGCTTTTAACAGGTGGACCGCctggcagcagcagcatcatTCTCGCATCCCTTTCTGCTACCAGGGAGGAGGCATGGGCAACCAGGTGGATAAAATTAAACTGTCACATCAAAGTTACGCAGAAGTTCCCACAGTGGACCCCAACGGGCTGGACACTGAGGAGGGTCCTCGGATCGGAGTGTCMTATATTTTCTCAACAGATGACGAGGAACAGGAGGGGGAAAACGGTAACGTAGACGGAGCGGATAAAGAGCACCACACTGGTACGGAACATAAACACTACGACAAGAGCAACGAGGTGGAGTGCGCCGTTTACCACCGGGGYGAATGTATTTACGAGAAGAGCGTCAAGACCGCGGGCATGGAAACCTACTCCCCCGAGATCTTACTAAACAAATGCAAGGCAGGTGACCTGGTGGAGTTTGTAACAACGGGGCAGTACCCCCACTGGGCGGTGTATGTRGGTGACTTCCAGGTGGTGCACCTGCACAGAGCAGAGATAAAGAACAGCTTTRTGACAGAAGCCAGCCAGGGAAGGAGATGTAGGATagtcaacgagctgtataaattCAAAGCCCTCAGCGCCGAGATGGTGGTTCAGAACGCTATGGAACAGGTAGGAGGTAAAGACGGAGAGTTGAGCTGGagaaattcagagtgttttgccGCTTGGTGCAGGTTTGGCAAACGGGAGTTCAAAATGGGTGGGGAGATCCGGATAGGAAAACAGCCATACAGGTTAAAGATCCTGATGTCTGATAAACAGTCTCACATGCTGGAGTTTCAGTGTTTGGAGGACTTGAtcatggagaagaggagaagcgACCAGGTGGGAAGGACATCAGTGGTCCAGGAGCTGGCCAATCATTTGAACAGTGTCGGGGAGATCAAAAGTGGTGATCCACTCAGTGATCCAATAACAGCACAGACTGCACAGTGATCTAATGGATTTGTAGACCTGCTATAAACATCATGATGGCCCTTGCCTATCCAATCACAGACCCCGATCTAAGTGGATTtacaaacaacacatttcattctACTATTTTGATGAATAGAATCTAAATGGCCCATTCATGTCTAGTTATTTGATTGATTGGAAGAACAATAGTTTTAAAGGTTATTGATTTGTTCTCTGCCTATTGATGTTTCATAATGATTGATATGATAATATATTGTACATGTTTTCATGTCTCACCCTGGTAACCATTATACGTACATACCTGTAAGGTTATGTCATTCTGATGAAAACATGTTGTAGAGCATAGGTTGATCAATCATCTCGCTTATTGTACCGTACCAATAATTTAAGTCAAGTAAATTATCATTACATCTTTGCAATCAAACTGGCTTTTATTCCCTGCTGTGAACAGCTTCATTGTTTCCCTCAGGCACCATATCCCTACAT
This is a stretch of genomic DNA from Salvelinus sp. IW2-2015 unplaced genomic scaffold, ASM291031v2 Un_scaffold10613, whole genome shotgun sequence. It encodes these proteins:
- the lratd2a gene encoding protein LRATD2a, which codes for MGNQVDKIKLSHQSYAEVPTVDPNGLDTEEGPRIGVSYIFSTDDEEQEGENGNVDGADKEHHTGTEHKHYDKSNEVECAVYHRGECIYEKSVKTAGMETYSPEILLNKCKAGDLVEFVTTGQYPHWAVYVGDFQVVHLHRAEIKNSFXTEASQGRRCRIVNELYKFKALSAEMVVQNAMEQVGGKDGELSWRNSECFAAWCRFGKREFKMGGEIRIGKQPYRLKILMSDKQSHMLEFQCLEDLIMEKRRSDQVGRTSVVQELANHLNSVGEIKSGDPLSDPITAQTAQ